Proteins from a single region of Novosphingobium sp. CECT 9465:
- a CDS encoding accessory factor UbiK family protein: protein MQSENPMIADFVKLLNSAAGTIAGMGREASETAREKAKEVFGGLDFVSREEFDAVKDLASAAREEVETLKARIAALEAAAAQSNSQA, encoded by the coding sequence ATGCAAAGCGAAAACCCGATGATCGCCGACTTCGTCAAGCTGCTCAACAGCGCCGCCGGAACGATCGCGGGCATGGGCCGCGAAGCGAGCGAGACTGCGCGCGAAAAGGCCAAGGAAGTGTTCGGCGGCCTCGATTTCGTCAGTCGTGAGGAATTTGACGCGGTAAAGGATCTGGCCTCTGCCGCGCGTGAGGAGGTTGAAACCCTCAAGGCGCGTATCGCGGCGTTGGAGGCGGCTGCCGCCCAATCGAACAGCCAGGCCTGA
- a CDS encoding PAS domain S-box protein, with protein sequence MLAEAHLSAIIQSSDDAIISKDLSGTVLSWNPAATRIFGFTEAEMVGQNIRRLIPVDRLAEEDDIIGRIARGERVKSFDTLRCRKDGVQIAVSITVSPIADKSGKIVGASKIARDITAREQAQRALRESEMRFRMLADNISQLAWVADSTGAIWWYNQRWYDYTGVPEGSTDGWGWDKVHHPDHVTRVRDHFAASIAAGSEWDDTFPLRRHDGEWRWFLSRAKPIRDDGGEILYWFGTNTDVTDMLEKEEQIRVLLMEVNHRSKNMLSVVQALARRSGGCDPDFLRRFESRLASLSANQDLLIRRGWSRIMMDELAAAQLAILGQDSRTQVITRGASVPLSPRAAEVIGMALHELTTNAIKYGALSVPGGQVVLSWDETDDGQFVVDWQECHGPVVISPDSNGFGTTLIRHIPARSLQADVTLDFAAAGLRWRLACAIETAKALASEGARP encoded by the coding sequence TTGCTGGCCGAAGCGCATCTATCTGCCATTATCCAGTCTTCCGATGATGCGATCATCAGCAAGGACCTGAGCGGAACAGTGCTCAGCTGGAATCCGGCTGCCACCCGTATTTTCGGGTTCACCGAAGCTGAAATGGTCGGGCAGAATATCAGGCGGCTGATCCCGGTGGATCGACTGGCCGAAGAAGACGACATCATCGGCCGCATCGCGCGGGGCGAGCGTGTGAAGAGCTTCGACACCCTACGCTGTCGCAAGGACGGTGTGCAGATTGCCGTATCGATCACCGTATCCCCGATCGCCGACAAGAGCGGAAAGATCGTGGGCGCCAGCAAGATCGCGCGCGACATAACCGCGCGCGAACAGGCGCAACGCGCCTTGCGCGAAAGCGAGATGCGCTTCCGCATGCTGGCCGACAACATATCGCAACTGGCGTGGGTGGCCGATAGCACCGGTGCCATCTGGTGGTACAACCAGCGCTGGTACGATTACACCGGCGTACCTGAAGGATCGACCGACGGATGGGGGTGGGACAAGGTCCATCATCCCGATCATGTCACGCGGGTTCGCGATCATTTCGCCGCTTCGATCGCTGCGGGAAGCGAATGGGACGATACCTTCCCGTTGCGTCGGCACGATGGCGAATGGCGCTGGTTCCTTTCCCGCGCCAAGCCGATTCGCGACGATGGCGGGGAAATCCTCTACTGGTTCGGCACCAATACCGACGTGACCGATATGCTCGAAAAGGAAGAGCAGATCCGGGTACTGCTGATGGAGGTCAATCACCGATCGAAGAACATGCTGTCGGTGGTGCAGGCGCTGGCCCGCCGTTCCGGTGGATGCGATCCCGATTTCCTGCGCCGGTTCGAAAGCCGCCTTGCCAGCCTGTCGGCCAATCAGGATCTGCTGATCCGGCGTGGGTGGTCCAGAATTATGATGGACGAACTCGCCGCAGCGCAACTGGCCATATTGGGGCAGGACAGCCGGACACAGGTCATCACAAGGGGCGCATCGGTGCCGCTCAGCCCGCGGGCGGCCGAGGTTATCGGGATGGCGCTGCATGAATTGACGACCAACGCGATCAAATATGGCGCGCTCAGTGTGCCGGGCGGACAGGTTGTGCTATCGTGGGACGAGACGGACGATGGGCAGTTTGTCGTAGACTGGCAGGAATGCCACGGCCCCGTGGTGATATCGCCCGACAGCAATGGTTTTGGCACAACGCTGATCCGGCACATCCCGGCGCGCAGCTTGCAGGCAGATGTAACCCTTGATTTTGCGGCGGCCGGATTGCGCTGGCGGCTGGCCTGCGCGATCGAGACAGCGAAGGCGCTGGCAAGTGAGGGTGCTAGGCCGTAA
- a CDS encoding branched-chain amino acid aminotransferase, whose protein sequence is MATTADPSLTFARTAHPAPTAADVRDAVLADPGFGRAFTDHMVEIDYTEGKGWHSARIVPYGPIPLDPAAAVLHYAQEIFEGLKAYRLADDGISLFRPEANAERFNASARRLAMPELPEALFVEAVRQQVLTDKDWFPNVEGGSLYLRPFMFASEAFLGVRPAKEYKFLVIASPAGNYFKSGAPAVSIWVSDYTRAAPGGTGAAKCGGNYAASLVPTAEAFARGHDQVLFLDAAEHKWVEELGGMNLFFVFEDGSILTPELTGTILPGITRSSLLTLATEEGLTVREGRYSLDQWQADAASGKLIETFACGTAAVVTPVGKVASHAGEFTIGSGGPGQLTQKLRSKLVGIQRGEIADTHGWVKRIA, encoded by the coding sequence ATGGCGACGACCGCCGATCCCAGCCTGACTTTCGCCCGTACGGCGCACCCGGCCCCCACGGCTGCCGATGTGCGCGATGCCGTGCTGGCCGATCCGGGCTTCGGTCGTGCGTTTACCGATCACATGGTCGAGATCGACTATACCGAGGGCAAAGGCTGGCACAGCGCGCGAATCGTGCCTTATGGCCCGATTCCACTCGATCCGGCAGCAGCGGTTCTGCACTATGCGCAGGAAATCTTCGAAGGGCTGAAAGCCTATCGCCTGGCAGACGACGGCATTTCGCTGTTCCGCCCGGAAGCGAACGCCGAACGCTTCAACGCATCGGCCCGCCGCCTTGCCATGCCCGAACTGCCCGAAGCGCTGTTCGTGGAAGCGGTGCGGCAACAGGTGCTGACCGACAAGGACTGGTTCCCCAACGTCGAAGGCGGGTCGCTGTATCTGCGCCCCTTCATGTTCGCCAGCGAAGCGTTCCTTGGTGTGCGCCCGGCCAAGGAATACAAGTTTCTCGTCATCGCCAGCCCGGCCGGAAACTACTTCAAATCGGGCGCGCCTGCGGTTTCGATCTGGGTCAGCGATTATACCCGCGCGGCGCCCGGCGGCACGGGCGCTGCCAAATGCGGCGGCAATTATGCGGCCAGCCTTGTGCCCACCGCCGAAGCCTTTGCGCGCGGGCACGATCAGGTGCTGTTTCTCGATGCCGCCGAACACAAGTGGGTTGAGGAACTGGGCGGCATGAACCTGTTCTTCGTGTTCGAGGACGGATCGATCCTGACCCCGGAACTCACCGGCACGATCCTGCCCGGCATTACCCGGTCCAGCCTGCTCACGCTGGCGACCGAAGAAGGGCTGACCGTGCGCGAGGGACGCTACAGCCTTGACCAGTGGCAGGCCGATGCCGCTTCGGGCAAGCTGATCGAGACGTTCGCCTGCGGTACGGCGGCGGTGGTCACCCCGGTCGGCAAGGTTGCCAGCCACGCGGGCGAATTCACCATCGGTTCGGGCGGCCCCGGTCAGTTGACGCAGAAACTGCGCAGCAAACTCGTCGGCATCCAGCGCGGCGAGATTGCCGACACGCATGGCTGGGTAAAGCGCATCGCCTGA
- a CDS encoding TlyA family RNA methyltransferase, with protein sequence MARLWKELAVTSTHTPKSKIRVDQLLVERGLAESRARAQALILAGLVFLGETKIAKAGQAVAADAVLEVRGRDHPWVSRGGIKLAHAIEVFGLDPAGVIAMDIGSSTGGFTDVLLQNGAIHVFAVDSGTNQLAWKLRQDDRVTVYEQTSARVLTPGHIDRPATWVVCDASFIALRKVLEVPLALATRPTRLVALIKPQFEVGRGEVGKGGVVRDPALHERVCVDVREWLEGDGWQVQGVVPSPITGPEGNVEFLISASRS encoded by the coding sequence ATGGCAAGGTTATGGAAGGAACTCGCCGTGACCTCAACCCACACCCCAAAATCGAAAATTCGCGTCGATCAGCTGCTGGTCGAGCGCGGCCTTGCCGAAAGTCGCGCCCGCGCGCAGGCGCTGATCCTTGCGGGGCTGGTGTTCCTGGGCGAAACGAAGATCGCCAAGGCGGGGCAGGCGGTTGCCGCAGACGCCGTGCTGGAGGTGCGCGGGCGCGACCACCCGTGGGTTTCGCGCGGCGGGATCAAGCTGGCCCATGCGATCGAGGTGTTCGGGCTGGATCCTGCGGGCGTGATTGCGATGGATATTGGCAGTTCGACCGGCGGCTTTACCGACGTTCTGCTCCAGAACGGTGCAATTCACGTCTTTGCGGTCGATTCGGGTACGAACCAGTTGGCGTGGAAGCTGCGCCAGGACGATCGCGTGACCGTGTATGAACAGACCAGCGCCCGTGTGCTGACGCCGGGGCATATCGATCGGCCCGCGACGTGGGTGGTGTGCGATGCAAGCTTTATTGCCTTGCGCAAGGTGCTGGAAGTGCCGCTCGCGCTGGCCACGCGGCCGACGCGCCTGGTCGCGCTGATAAAGCCGCAATTCGAAGTGGGGCGCGGCGAAGTGGGCAAGGGCGGCGTGGTGCGCGATCCGGCCTTGCACGAACGCGTCTGCGTGGACGTGCGGGAATGGCTGGAAGGCGATGGCTGGCAGGTGCAGGGCGTGGTGCCCAGTCCGATCACCGGTCCCGAAGGCAATGTGGAATTCCTGATTTCGGCATCGCGAAGCTGA
- a CDS encoding IS5 family transposase (programmed frameshift), with protein sequence MSRYDLTDFEWRVIEPMLPNKPRGVPRVDDRRVLNGIFWVLRSGAPWRDLPERYGPRTTCYNRFVRWRKAGVWDRMMDAITAAHDGDIQMIDSTSIRAHQQAATGKKGDRDHCLGRSRGGLTTKIHAVVDGQGLPIRLSLTAGQSHDGQAADDLLNHVGAGTIVLADKAYDADRIRASLREKGSFANIPPKANRKSKPYFSTWLYRERNLIERYFSKLKHFRRVATRYDKLAENFLAMVQLASMRLWLRVYESTA encoded by the exons ATGAGCCGATATGACCTGACCGATTTCGAGTGGCGTGTGATCGAACCAATGTTGCCCAACAAGCCTAGAGGCGTGCCACGTGTCGATGACCGGCGTGTGCTGAATGGCATCTTCTGGGTGCTGCGGTCAGGGGCGCCGTGGCGAGACTTGCCGGAACGCTATGGCCCGCGCACAACCTGCTACAATCGCTTCGTGCGATGGCGAAAAGCCGGTGTGTGGGATCGAATGATGGACGCCATCACCGCCGCCCATGATGGCGATATCCAGATGATCGACAGCACTTCCATCCGGGCGCACCAACAGGCTGCGACGG GCAAAAAGGGGGATCGAGATCATTGTCTCGGTCGCTCCCGAGGCGGGCTCACCACCAAAATCCACGCGGTCGTCGATGGGCAAGGCCTCCCGATCCGGCTCAGCCTGACTGCCGGGCAAAGCCACGACGGGCAAGCGGCTGACGATCTACTCAATCACGTTGGCGCCGGAACAATCGTGCTGGCAGACAAGGCGTATGACGCCGATCGTATCCGAGCGTCTCTCCGCGAAAAGGGATCGTTTGCCAACATTCCGCCCAAGGCAAACCGGAAGTCGAAACCGTACTTCAGCACATGGCTGTACCGCGAGCGGAACCTGATCGAACGCTATTTCTCCAAATTGAAGCACTTCCGCAGAGTAGCTACCCGCTACGACAAGTTGGCCGAAAACTTTCTGGCCATGGTCCAACTCGCCTCAATGCGCCTGTGGCTGCGCGTTTATGAGTCTACGGCCTAG
- a CDS encoding PLP-dependent aspartate aminotransferase family protein: protein MKRTTGQDRSITRNWRPATQAIRGGTWRSEMGETSEALFLTSGFAYDDAATVAARFAGEAEGMTYSRLQNPTVQMLEERIALMEGAEACRTQATGMAAMTTALLCQLSAGDHVVAAKAAFGSCRWLIDNLLPRFGITGTTIDASDNAAWEAAIRPNTKVFFFESPANPTMDVVDLEFVCTLAKRHGITTVVDNAFATSALQRPMDFGADVVAYSATKMMDGQGRVMAGAVCGSADWINNVLLPFQRNTGPNIAAFNAWVVLKGLETLDLRIHRQSENALKVASFVEGRVPRLLYPHLPSHPQYELARKQMKAGGTIFSFHLDGGLTQAHALLDALELIDISNNIGDSRSLMCHPASTTHYGVGPETRADMGVGEGMLRLNVGLEDPDDLIEDLDRALRKAGL from the coding sequence ATGAAACGCACTACCGGCCAGGACCGCTCGATCACCCGCAATTGGCGCCCCGCAACGCAAGCCATCCGTGGCGGGACGTGGCGGTCGGAAATGGGCGAGACCTCCGAAGCGCTGTTCCTGACATCGGGCTTTGCCTACGACGATGCTGCGACCGTGGCCGCGCGCTTTGCCGGTGAGGCCGAGGGCATGACCTATTCGCGCCTGCAGAACCCCACGGTGCAGATGCTGGAAGAACGCATCGCCCTGATGGAAGGCGCAGAAGCGTGTCGTACACAGGCAACGGGCATGGCCGCGATGACCACCGCGCTGCTGTGCCAGCTTTCCGCAGGCGATCACGTGGTGGCCGCCAAGGCTGCGTTCGGATCGTGCCGCTGGCTGATCGACAACCTGCTGCCGCGCTTCGGCATCACCGGCACCACCATCGATGCTTCGGACAATGCCGCGTGGGAAGCGGCGATCCGGCCCAACACCAAGGTTTTCTTCTTCGAAAGCCCGGCCAACCCGACGATGGACGTGGTAGATCTGGAGTTCGTCTGCACACTGGCGAAGCGCCATGGCATCACCACCGTGGTGGACAACGCGTTTGCCACATCCGCGCTGCAACGCCCGATGGATTTCGGCGCGGACGTGGTTGCCTATTCCGCCACCAAGATGATGGACGGACAAGGGCGCGTGATGGCAGGCGCGGTTTGCGGTTCGGCTGACTGGATCAACAATGTCCTGCTGCCATTTCAGCGCAACACCGGGCCGAATATCGCGGCGTTCAACGCGTGGGTCGTGCTGAAGGGGCTGGAAACGCTGGACCTGCGCATTCATCGCCAGAGCGAGAATGCATTGAAGGTTGCCAGTTTTGTGGAAGGACGGGTGCCGCGTCTGCTCTATCCGCACTTGCCCAGCCATCCGCAATACGAACTTGCCAGGAAGCAGATGAAGGCCGGCGGGACGATCTTTTCATTCCACCTCGATGGTGGCCTGACGCAGGCCCACGCCCTGCTCGACGCGCTGGAACTGATCGACATTTCGAACAACATCGGCGATTCGCGCAGCCTGATGTGCCACCCGGCATCGACCACCCATTACGGCGTCGGCCCCGAAACCCGCGCCGACATGGGCGTTGGCGAAGGCATGCTGCGGCTGAACGTGGGCCTTGAAGATCCCGATGACCTGATCGAGGATCTCGATCGGGCGCTGCGCAAGGCCGGGCTGTAA
- a CDS encoding TspO/MBR family protein, whose protein sequence is MNYLASPGQLRASLLRWSLFTVPLLLVLGFFSGQAAGSGPGNPWFDDLVKPAIYPPPLAFPIVWSLLYAMMGVSLAMILSARGAGGRVLAVAAFVAQLVLNLSWSPVFFAMHQITGAFWIAVAMAVMVLITLVLFWRIRPVAGMLLLPYLAWVCFASVLTFEIGRLNPEADGAFGSSSAVRVEI, encoded by the coding sequence ATGAACTACCTTGCTTCTCCCGGCCAGTTACGGGCCAGTCTTCTGCGCTGGTCGCTGTTCACAGTGCCTCTCCTGCTCGTGCTTGGTTTCTTTTCAGGACAGGCTGCTGGAAGCGGTCCGGGAAATCCGTGGTTCGATGATCTGGTGAAGCCCGCCATATATCCGCCACCGCTTGCGTTCCCGATCGTCTGGTCGCTGCTTTACGCAATGATGGGCGTTTCGCTTGCGATGATTCTTTCAGCGCGAGGCGCGGGCGGTCGCGTGTTGGCGGTTGCTGCATTCGTGGCGCAGCTTGTTCTCAATCTTTCGTGGTCACCGGTATTTTTCGCCATGCACCAGATCACCGGGGCTTTCTGGATCGCCGTCGCGATGGCGGTGATGGTCCTGATAACGCTGGTGCTGTTCTGGCGCATCCGCCCGGTCGCGGGCATGCTGTTGCTGCCCTATCTCGCCTGGGTCTGCTTTGCCAGTGTCCTGACGTTCGAGATCGGTCGCCTCAACCCTGAAGCTGATGGCGCGTTCGGTTCGTCAAGTGCGGTCCGTGTAGAGATTTGA